One Tenebrio molitor chromosome 2, icTenMoli1.1, whole genome shotgun sequence genomic region harbors:
- the LOC138123892 gene encoding transcriptional adapter 2B-like: MADLFAKVSCTYCEEEITGIRVQCCVCQDFDICLQCFSTGAEIGTHKNDHAYKFVEHWSVSIFGGRGNWTGGEELQLLDSVELYGFGNWELVSQHVETRSPEEVRDEYISRYLDGNIGKATWAESRDRQPMLIDHVPEDNGPLSPLVISRLPPLDATPEEAQLLGYKPHRDDYEREYDMSAEQLVSSLQLDTAEDTDVEVALKLSMVDMYTRRLRERAKRKRIVRDYQLVAKFFSNQRKESNKRPLSKEQREFRENMKVFSQFLTSSEHEQLINNIEREKELRHRLSELMRYRSLGLTTQEEVIHQEQHMAYQKQQQLKQSKSGSSGYQISVQEFPSKNGKNEENQSSLEKNFTWPPPEEQDNNSCSSYNISNLDNIDPPSPNALPFGSLLSQHEIQLCKSLNLQPVQYTTLKSLIIQENLLSPNRHRPVEIDMNSSEVSVKDVVTQYLSCSGWLPGVSVV; the protein is encoded by the exons ATGGCTG acTTATTCGCGAAGGTGTCATGCACTTATTGCGAAGAAGAAATTACTGGGATTAGGGTCCAATGCTGTGTTTGTCAGGATTTCGATATTTGTTTGCAG tgtTTTTCTACTGGGGCGGAAATTGGTACACATAAAAATGACCATGCATACAAATTTGTG GAACATTGGTCTGTCAGTATATTTGGGGGTAGGGGGAATTGGACTGGAGGAGAAGAATTACAATTGTTAGATTCTGTTGAATTGTATGGTTTTGGAAATTGGGAATTGGTTAGCCAACATGTAGAAACAAGGAGCCCTGAag aggTGAGAGATGAATATATTTCTCGATATTTAGACGGTAATATAGGAAAAGCGACTTGGGCTGAATCGAGAGATCGACAGCCGATGTTAATTGATCACGTACCTGAAGATAATGGACCATTATCGCCTTTAGTAATTTCTCGGTTGCCACCGTTGGACGCAACACCAGAAGAAGCTCAACTACTAGGATATAAGCCTCATAGAGATGATTATGAGAGG GAGTATGATATGTCTGCTGAGCAGTTGGTGTCATCGTTGCAACTGGACACCGCTGAGGATACCGACGTGGAAGTAGCTTTAAAATTGTCTATGGTCGACATGTATACCAGAAGATTGCGCGAGAGGGCGAAACGAAAGAGAATCGTCAGAGATTATCAGCTGGtcgcaaaatttttttcaaaccaAAGAAAAGAGTCGAATAAAAGGCCTTTAAGTAAAGAACAAAG agAATTTCGAGAGAACATGAAAGTATTTAGTCAGTTTCTTACCTCCAGCGAACACGAACAGCTTATAAATAAtatagaaagagaaaaagAATTGCGACATCGCCTTTCAGAACTTATGCGATATAGAAGTTTAGGATTAACAACTCAGGAAGAAGTTATACATCAGGAGCAACACATGGCTTATCAAAAACAACAGCAGTTGAAACAAAGCAAATCT GGCAGCAGTGGCTATCAAATATCAGTTCAGGAGTTCCCGTCAAAAAACGG aaaaaacgaagaaaacCAAAGTTCATTAGAAAAAAACTTCACGTGGCCTCCACCAGAAGAGCAAGACAACAACAGTTGCAGCAGCTACAACATCTCGAACTTGGATAATATCGACCCTCCATCACCAAATGCCTTACCGTTTGGATCATTATTGTCGCAACATGAAATACAA CTTTGCAAGTCATTAAATTTGCAACCCGTCCAGTATACGACATTGAAATCGCTTATAATTCAG gaaaatttattgtcaCCAAATAGACATCGACCCGTGGAAATAGACATGAATTCTTCAGAAGTTAGCGTCAAAGATGTTGTAACGCAGTATCTTAGTTGTAGCGGCTGGCTTCCTGGAGTTTCAGTTGTCTGA
- the LOC138123894 gene encoding leucine-rich repeat protein 1-like, producing MKLVCSVSIGNRLLPTLSINSRQKHVKSTLALCKHPKSEDYFIILFTSQNKTGTKYSVKGNISQILTRFISSGKATIQFKTPPHDLYVQSDVIQLKGFLHLLKRVLENKISPKELTCSSISVTPVAAKDMPLKKLVIKKRSEYPSKGFPRTLEALYINDIKRCSLDKGILFLSKLKILDLSQNCLEFIPEELNRLCLSELNLSSNNFSKSTPKQWTWMGGNLSKSLQSLNIESNNLKYLPDQIIKLYKLVTLNVNNNELTKLPVGIGNLRYLKILIASNNFLASLPGSLKKCHLQLLNLYNNNFPSTRQNNSVVATPSNFPVYSLLESSARNVLDLKLAYCPATIPHTLVHHLDHAKYCVCGKACIDVFIRAPETLSVASLAQDFVTSTSTSIVTVECYFCSLKCFRTSHMARNRYPVI from the coding sequence ATGAAACTTGTATGTAGTGTTTCGATAGGTAATCGTTTATTACCGACTTTATCCATCAATTCAAGACAGAAACATGTTAAATCAACGTTGGCTTTGTGCAAACATCCAAAATCAGAAGACTATTTCATTATACTTTTCACAAGCCAAAACAAGACTGGAACGAAATACAGCGTTAAAGGAAACATAAGTCAAATATTAACGCGTTTCATAAGCAGTGGAAAAGCCACAATCCAATTCAAGACACCACCACATGATTTGTATGTGCAAAGTGATGTAATCCAACTGAAAGGATTTTTGCATTTGCTTAAACGAGTGTTGGAAAACAAGATATCACCAAAAGAACTAACTTGTTCCAGCATATCAGTGACACCAGTTGCAGCAAAAGACATGCCACTAAAAAAGTTAGTTATTAAGAAGAGGTCAGAGTATCCTTCTAAAggttttccaagaacacttgaGGCTCTTTACATTAATGACATAAAGAGATGTTCCCTAGATAAgggcattttatttttaagcaagcttaaaatattagatttaagtcaaaattgtcTTGAATTCATTCCAGAAGAACTGAACAGATTATGTCTGAGCGAACTAAATTTGtcatcaaataattttagtaaATCAACTCCTAAACAGTGGACATGGATGGGTggcaatttatcaaaatcactTCAATCTTTAAACATAGaatcaaacaatttaaaatatcttcCTGATCAAATCATAAAACTTTACAAATTAGTCACACTAAATGtcaataataatgaattaacaaaattacctGTTGGTATTGGCAATTTGAggtatttgaaaatattaattgcttcaaataattttttagccAGTTTACCAggcagtttaaaaaaatgtcacctcCAACTTCTCAATTTATATAACAACAATTTTCCTTCTACTCGACAAAACAATTCAGTAGTTGCAACTCCATCAAATTTTCCAGTATATTCACTATTAGAGTCTTCAGCAAGAAATGTGTTGGACCTAAAACTGGCATATTGCCCTGCAACCATTCCTCACACACTTGTTCATCATTTAGACCATGCCAAATATTGTGTCTGTGGAAAAGCTTGCATTGACGTATTTATCAGAGCTCCTGAAACATTGTCTGTAGCTAGTTTGGCCCAAGATTTTGTCACATCAACATCAACTTCTATTGTAACTGTTGAATGTTACTTTTGTTCCTTGAAGTGTTTCAGGACTTCTCACATGGCTCGAAATAGATATCCTGTTATTTGA
- the LOC138123897 gene encoding peroxynitrite isomerase THAP4-like has product MEVAQITSHHEALKPIAWLIGRWKSLKAEGSYPTIKPFEYCEEILFESLGQPLINYTSRTWHLGTSNPMHLESGFLRIKPGTNDVALMVAHNFGLTTLEEGTVCKNEIKCKSTSMSRMSFAKEPAVVSIERLFALTEDGNLEITVWMETNKVPLTQHLKALYQKCE; this is encoded by the coding sequence ATGGAGGTCGCTCAGATAACTTCCCATCATGAAGCTTTAAAACCGATAGCGTGGCTAATAGGGCGATGGAAATCCCTTAAAGCAGAAGGCAGTTATCCTACTATAAAGCCTTTTGAATATTgtgaagaaattttatttgaaagtcTAGGTCAACCATTGATAAATTACACATCACGTACTTGGCACTTAGGTACAAGTAATCCCATGCACTTAGAGAGTGGCTTTCTACGCATAAAACCAGGAACAAATGATGTAGCATTGATGGTAGCACATAATTTTGGATTGACCACTTTGGAAGAAGGTACAGTGTGTAAGAATGAAATAAAGTGTAAGTCAACAAGTATGTCAAGAATGAGTTTTGCTAAAGAACCAGCTGTTGTGTCTATTGAAAGATTATTTGCACTTACTGAAGATGGCAATTTAGAAATAACTGTTTGGATGGAGACCAATAAAGTTCCATTAACACAACATTTAAAAGCTCTGTATCAAAAGTGTGAatag